The Suricata suricatta isolate VVHF042 chromosome 4, meerkat_22Aug2017_6uvM2_HiC, whole genome shotgun sequence genome includes a region encoding these proteins:
- the CYSLTR2 gene encoding cysteinyl leukotriene receptor 2, which yields MEPSGTFSSNDSNSNCSIENFKRDFYPIVYPIIFVWGTLGNGFSIYVFLQPYKKSTPVNVFMLNLAISDFLFGSTLPFRVDYYIRRSNWIFGDVACRIMSYSMYVNMYSSIYFLTVLSIVRFLATVHPFRLLHVTSIRSAWILCGIIWILIMTSSAVLLKNGSEQKGNVTLCLELNITKIVKLKTMNYIALVIGFLLPFCMLSICYLLIIRALLKVEVPESGLRVSHKKALITIIIALIIFLLCFLPYHILRTLHLIMWKVDTCGDNLHKAVVVTLTLAASNSCLNPFLYYFAGENFKDRLRSALRKDHPWKTKCSIPVCTWLKKETQV from the coding sequence ATGGAACCCAGTGGCACCTTCAGCAGTAACGACAGCAACAGTAACTGTTCAATTGAAAACTTCAAAAGGGATTTTTACCCCATTGTGTACCCAATAATATTTGTCTGGGGAACCTTGGGAAATGGCTTTTCCATATATGTTTTCCTGCAGCCTTATAAGAAGTCCACGCCTGTGAATGTTTTCATGCTAAACCTGGCCATTTCAGATTTCTTATTTGGAAGTACACTGCCCTTCAGAGTTGACTATTACATCAGACGCTCCAATTGGATATTTGGGGATGTGGCCTGCAGGATTATGTCTTATTCCATGTATGTCAACATGTACAGCAGCATTTATTTCCTGACTGTGCTGAGCATTGTGCGTTTCCTGGCAACTGTTCATCCCTTCCGGCTCCTCCATGTGACTAGCATCAGGAGTGCCTGGATTCTGTGTGGGATCATATGGATCCTTATCATGACTTCTTCAGCAGTGCTTCTGAAAAATGGCTCTGAGCAGAAGGGCAATGTCACATTATGCTTAGAGCTGAATATCACTAAAATTGTTAAACTGAAGACCATGAACTACATTGCCTTGGTGATAGGCTTCCTGCTGCCATTCTGCATGCTCAGCATCTGTTACCTGCTTATCATTCGAGCCCTGTTAAAGGTAGAGGTCCCAGAATCTGGGCTGCGGGTTTCTCACAAGAAAGCACTTATTACCATCATCATTGCCTTGATCATCTTCCTTCTATGTTTCCTGCCCTATCACATACTGAGAACCCTCCATCTGATCATGTGGAAAGTGGATACATGTGGAGACAATCTGCATAAAGCTGTGGTCGTCACACTGACCTTGGCAGCATCCAACAGCTGCCTCAATCCTTTCCTCTATTATTTTGCTGGGGAAAATTTTAAGGACAGACTAAGATCTGCACTCAGAAAAGATCATCCATGGAAGACAAAGTGCAGCATTCCTGTCTGCACGTGgttgaaaaaggaaacacaagTTTAA